The Methanosphaera sp. BMS genome contains a region encoding:
- the nifU gene encoding Fe-S cluster assembly scaffold protein NifU, giving the protein MEEYSQKVKDHYTNPRNTGVIENPSGEGTVGNPVCGDIMTIYIDVDEDETLKEVKFSTFGCGAAIATSSMITEMATGMNIDDAYKITRNDVAEELDGLPPIKLHCSNLAADALQAAIEDYKRKKEDK; this is encoded by the coding sequence AAAGTTAAAGATCACTATACAAATCCAAGAAACACTGGAGTAATAGAAAACCCTAGCGGAGAGGGAACTGTTGGAAACCCAGTATGTGGAGACATCATGACAATCTACATTGATGTGGATGAAGATGAAACCTTAAAGGAAGTTAAGTTCTCAACATTCGGATGTGGAGCAGCCATAGCAACAAGCAGCATGATTACCGAAATGGCAACGGGTATGAACATTGACGATGCATATAAAATCACAAGAAATGACGTTGCGGAAGAATTAGACGGACTTCCACCAATCAAGTTACACTGTTCCAACCTAGCGGCAGACGCACTTCAAGCTGCCATAGAAGATTACAAACGAAAGAAAGAAGACAAATAA
- a CDS encoding NAD(P)/FAD-dependent oxidoreductase: MTILETDVLVVGAGPAGSLAAREASKNGVNVLLIDKKAEIGAPKRCAEGIITRTLKEANIEYNPRWIAQKIDAIRLVAPNSNELVLDNNVQKLPDTGYILERKVFDKHMAMDAIRNGTRVMLRTQAKTVARMDDMLIVNAISMGQPIEIHAKIIIAADGPESHIARQLGLKSNTPMKDMASCVQYEMVGIDKDNPNQIDIFIGSVAPAGYVWIFPKSDDVANVGLGVLKTYVDDTAHDILNNFVKSHKETQNAQAVEMNVGGDPLGGIVKERYADNIMVVGDAAGFVDPLTGDGIRGALLSGMYAGSVAAKAIKNGDCSKESLNEYYELTENNLNKTYSKFNKIKDFLVTLDDEALNRIIEELSKTNLDEISVKLLLKVILKASPKSIFQIRKMF; encoded by the coding sequence ATGACTATCCTTGAAACAGATGTTCTTGTAGTTGGTGCCGGACCGGCAGGTTCTCTGGCAGCCAGGGAAGCTTCAAAAAATGGAGTTAATGTTTTATTAATAGATAAAAAGGCTGAAATAGGTGCGCCAAAACGATGTGCCGAGGGAATCATTACAAGAACATTAAAAGAAGCAAATATAGAATATAATCCAAGATGGATTGCCCAGAAAATAGATGCGATACGATTGGTTGCACCGAACTCAAATGAACTGGTACTTGACAATAATGTTCAAAAACTGCCTGATACAGGTTATATCCTGGAAAGAAAGGTATTCGATAAGCACATGGCCATGGATGCAATAAGAAATGGAACAAGGGTAATGTTAAGAACACAGGCAAAAACGGTAGCACGAATGGATGATATGTTAATAGTCAATGCCATCAGTATGGGTCAACCCATAGAAATACATGCAAAGATTATCATAGCCGCAGATGGGCCGGAATCCCATATTGCAAGACAGTTGGGATTAAAGTCAAACACTCCTATGAAGGACATGGCTTCATGTGTACAGTATGAGATGGTTGGAATAGACAAGGATAATCCAAATCAGATAGACATCTTCATTGGAAGCGTAGCACCAGCCGGTTACGTGTGGATATTTCCAAAATCGGATGATGTGGCCAATGTGGGATTAGGGGTCCTAAAGACATATGTGGATGATACCGCACATGATATTTTAAACAATTTTGTTAAAAGTCACAAGGAAACACAAAACGCCCAGGCAGTAGAGATGAATGTGGGTGGAGACCCGCTGGGTGGAATAGTCAAGGAGCGTTATGCGGATAATATTATGGTTGTTGGTGATGCAGCGGGATTTGTTGATCCATTAACGGGTGACGGTATTAGGGGTGCATTGCTTTCGGGGATGTATGCCGGCTCTGTAGCTGCTAAAGCTATCAAAAATGGTGATTGCTCTAAGGAATCTTTAAATGAATACTATGAATTGACGGAAAATAACTTGAACAAGACATATTCCAAATTCAATAAGATTAAGGATTTCCTGGTTACCCTGGATGATGAAGCATTAAACCGTATCATCGAGGAATTGTCAAAGACGAATCTTGATGAGATTTCGGTAAAACTATTGCTTAAGGTTATTCTTAAGGCTTCACCTAAGTCAATATTCCAGATAAGAAAGATGTTTTAA